The Gossypium hirsutum isolate 1008001.06 chromosome A03, Gossypium_hirsutum_v2.1, whole genome shotgun sequence genome contains the following window.
aaatgattaaattaaaattttattatttttagggattaaagtgtaattttatttttattaatttaaaattttaaaaaatttagaagaccaaaatagtaaaatttctattttaggtAGGTCAGACCTGCTAACTTTCCTAAATCCGCCTCTAAATTTAAATTCGACTCTCATAAAGCATAAATTATGTGTGAATTATCTCTAGAATTATTATGACTTAAGTCCCATAATGTATTAGTCTTCTTTAGAACTATTTTAATTTGACTTTGAATATGTTTCAAATATTTCAAATACTTAATTTTAACTCTaagtgcgtttggttcgctgtattggattagaggtgtattggattagaagtgtattggattagaggtgtattagattaaaggtgtaatagcaaatcaactgtttggttgaatgtaatggaatagaggcgtaatagtaatcttgtgtttggttgaatggaatagaggtgtaatagcatagtggaaaaaactaaaatgactagaatacccttagcataaatttgttttggtaaatgattattgttattgttatttaaattttaataagattattattatcaataataaatattttaatcatatttaaacataattattattaaacatattttaattaaaatatataatttaataaaattcttaataattaccagaaatttgttttggtaaattattattgttattgttatttaaattttgataagattattaatatgaataataaataatttaatcatatttaaacataattattattaaatatattatacttaaaatatataatttaataaaattcttaataattaatattcttatatgaatttattcaaatcataatatattatatgatactataaaagataatttgaaataattaatattaaatatattttaattaaaatatatgatttaataaaatttaaaataattataactaataaaatttaataagtaagaattgaactctaaaaaataaaaaaaaacataaccatATCGAATTATCATCAAGAACTCGATTGAATTTACAACAATTCTGAATTAAACGGAAGTACTGCCTCAATATCTCACttcaactaaaaatataaagcaagcattcaatagaagaaattcaagccgataCAATATCTCTTTCACCCTGCTCTCAACTCCAATTGGCCTTCCATGAAACCGATTCTTCACTTCAAACAAAATAGCTCACCAATCTAGCAGGAAAACGAATACTATCCAAAGTTGCCATTGAAAATAACCTCCAACTTCATGTGTCCATTCCACAAGTTAAGGGAAAAAGCAATCTCTGCCAATTCtggatttatatgatgcattgataaATTAGGAAATAAAAGGCCATGAGGTAAGGTTGCTAAAAAATCACAATGAATCAAAAGTAATTTACCTCTCCAGGAAGGCTAAATTGCCAAGAGCACATGTTTCCTCTAAAGCACCAAAAACCAGAAGGCATATTTGTTGACAAGTTGCAGTACTGCCTTAAGATCTTAGTTCAACTACAATATAAAGCAAGCATTCAGCAGAAGAAATCAAAAGCTTACTTGTTCCTCGTTTTCAGCAGAAGGGAATCTCTACTTACTCTGCCTATGTCATGAGCACCAATACCAAAAACTAAACAATGAAGCTGAATGATGTCCATCACTGATCCTATGAATTAAAACAATCAATGCAATCAGCTAAATTCAGAAAAacaattcataaaaataattacatgacAATGAAACATGAAATAGTATAAGAACAATTTTATTACCATAATCCAAGTTTTGGTTAGTTCCCATTGCAACGGTAACTCTTTTTCCAGGCCCAAGTGCTTGATCAACCACAACATTCTGCATAAAGAACCATGAAATAGCCCAAACCAGTTCATAAGTAATATATCAGTATCACACTCCTTAGTATACAAATTTAATCTGAacaagagaatatatatatatataagttttaagtCATGTTTGAGCTTTCTGAATGCAAAATAGGAAACTACAACTTTGCACAAGAAAATAATTCAGAGCAAATATGATCCTTCGCATTGCCAGCTTTATATGAAAATCTTTTTAGTGCttgatactataaaaaaaattatggcaaTGCCAATAATTGAACAGCATGAAATTAGCAACTAAGAATTAATAAATGTTCATCAACAGACTTAATTTCTTTCCATTTATAACTTCTATGCTCAAAAAGAAGTTTGAGCCAAAAGTACGAAAGAAAAAAGACAATAACCGTAAGCCATTAACAACTTCAAGGGGCAAACAAGAAGATTTTCAGGATAATATAGCCATTAAGGACCAGTATGTGGTCAAATAGGTTGATAGCTATCATTAAAATTTGcctattaaggttaaaatttgcCGCttgattaaaaagaaaagaaattatgcAGGCAGCAAGTTAAAGTGAGTCACACTCGTACAAGAACAGACATACCTTATCTAAACCTACATCGACCACTGTTCCCACAGAGCTTGTGTGTTTTTCCTCAAGTGTGACACCTATAAAGTTATCGCAACAAATGAAGTCAGCCAAAGATTCAATTCAGGCTCACCATTGATCAAGCATGTCTTCTAGTAGGCAACAGATTGCTAAGATTCCCCATAGAAACTGCACCCAAGTTCCTAACAATCTGGAACCTAACCTAACCTTATCATTTCTTTATAAAAGCCTGTAACCTCAGTTTCCAATCAATTCCCCATACAAATTACATCCAAGCTCTTTACATTTAAAAAGCATATCAATTTATCTGTCCGCATCTATCCTTCCTACAATTCACCTTTTAACAATTATAGACCTAGTAAGAAACCTATAACAATCACAAAAGGCAGCAGCCAAACTTTACCTTCCCGGTAGGGAGCCCACTCATGCTTACGCAGATGATGTGGAGCATCAAGTGGAGGCAACATCTCAAATTTCAGCATAATAGATGGCCTAAAacaataattagaccattaaacaAATAAGAAATTAGGTTAAAAAAACTCATTGATCCGAAAAATAGTAGCAGCACGAGCAATTTGACTCGCCAActgaaagaaaaaggagaaattaaatgaaaatttgtaaaatagggTAGAAAGAGTGAAGAGAAACAGAGGGATTTTTCATTACTCGAGTGGCGAGCTCGAGAGACTGAGCGTTGTCGACGATAGAACCAGCGATGGCTACGGTGACAGTGGGGATATCGTCGGCTTTTTTGGTTTCACCGTTGGTTTCTTTCTACGGTGACAGTGATTCGAATCTGCTAACCTAGAATTAAGCTAAAGACACTACAAGGCAGCCATTGAAACTAATTACAGAGAGGAAAagagagttagaaaagaaaagaaaagaaaagagagagttGAAACTCATTACAGTGATTCCATTCCTTTACCTTTCAGTTGCAGTAACCTGGAGACTGGTTGAGAAGAAGAAGGTCGACTGGTTGAGAAGGCAATCGAAAGAGTGGCAGagcgaaaaagaaaagaaagaaaacggAGGGAACAAATCGGCAGCAAAGAGGCGTAATGGACTGGGAGGAAATCGGCAGAAAACAAAAGCAAAGAAATAAGGAAGGAAATCGGAtgaaggaacagaagagaaacaagGGGATGGGGGGAGGGCAAATCAGGGAGGTGATGCTCAATCGGTAGCTAATCTGAGCAAAGAggggggaatagaaatcggtggttttcaccgattaAGAAGGTAATGGATTAGGTGCGTATTAccaatacatcaaaccaaacgACGTGTTACACCCGaattaggtggggcccaccgattaggggtgtattggctatgccaatgcACCAAACCAAACAAGCTTAATTGATTCAAACACGTAAACTTAAAAACTGACAAAGCATTAAATATAAACGCTAATATTTATCAGCTGAATCATGCCACACTAGGTGACTTTGAATTTTCAGTCCACAACCACCACATCTCCATCAAATGAGCTAAAATTGCACGGTGTTTTTGGTGATGGGGGTTGCCTTAATTTCATTTTCAGAATGAGATACATTTAGCCTGGGGTGCTGGAAATTTGGGGTGCCCTTGGTCTTGGGTTACTGCCATCCCCATTCTTTTGGTGCTTTAATTGTGTTACCTTCCTTATTGAAGATTGGACATCGACAATCAAATTCCCTTTTGAATCAAACTTTATATATTCAACATACTTTGGAAACGTacgatatatacatataaaatctaGGGGAAGGATGAATTTGAATCCGCATCAAACTAACACGGTTTTGTTTACattctttcataattttttttacaattaatattttaacaatctaaccattaaatttatcaatattattatacttattatatatgtaaaattttgaatcaatatgatatttctattatataGATCTAAAATAtcgtttatattaatatatatgcaACAACCCTGACCCGGCCTAAAAGTTTCGACTAAATTAAAGATGTTAGATTGACCACCGAAGTGATCCATTAAAGTCATTCCTTTTCTTGTATGAACAtcgttttttattgtttttaagaaaaacattCATCGTTCAAACCGACTTTACTTAGTAATTCATTTACAATATTATTAATGTGAAGTTAAAAAAAAGGGTTAAGGAAAGACTTTATTAAAACTTTAAGTATTTTGCAAAGCAGCGAGAAACATTATAAAGAATAGTAGTTTTCTAAACCATATAACATGCATTTATTAGAGTGTTAATTAAATATCATTCCTCGAGATTATTAAGCTAAATAATCCCAAACCATAGTTATAAAagcaataaataattaataattaaaacccGATAAATAATCCTAATAAAACGATTAAGGAAAactataatgaaaattttaaaataataataacaataaaaacgAGATGCTAGTCTGAGGTTCCTCCGATGCCATTTCGAATCTTAGTTTTTTGCGTTACCTGAAAGGTAAGAAAAAATAGGGGTGAGTTTATGACAGCTTAATGTGAGTCTAATTTTTAAACCATTATATATAATGGTTTAAACCATAAAGCATTCAATTTATAGCATCATAGCAATTTAAGCATAATGTAAGGAACATTAAATAAATCAATGCATGTACAGTTTATGATGtaatgcaaaattttaattttaagttccCACCCATCCATCCTATCCACCCTCAAGCATTATTCGGCACTCCAAAACACTTGTCAATAACTGACCACCCCGAATTTCCGGTGACGATGGGCATTCACTTGTCATCTGTGACGATGACTTTTACTACAATAATTTACTATCCCGGTTGCCCGATTTCGATGGCTTTTAAACTATCATCCCGGTTTACCTAGTTTTGATGACATTGTCACCTACTTCGTGTAGTACTGACTTCAAGTGTGGACTTAAATTGCCACTTTCTCTTATGGAACTCCTCCGTCCTCCATACCTAATTTCATGTAATCATGCACATAAACTCAACATATCATGCTATTTATCAACAATCGATGCGATGCTTGTTAAGCACATTTATTATTTCATACTATCATTTAATGACAtgtattcatgcattcattcatatcaatttcacatatataattttttcatgCAAATTGAAAACTTGTATCAATATATTAATATTAGATTGTATATTGTGCTTGTTCGACTAACACATACATAACAGGTTCACATGTAGGGTTCGCACATGCACATATTAAATCACATACTATATAACTTGGGGGTTTGCATACTATGTCATATGTACTATATAACATGGGGGTTTGCATACTATGTCATACCATATAATGTGGGGGTTCACATACTTTGTCATACCATATAATGTGATGGTTCGCATACTATGTATTAAGTGATCGCCTAATTTTTACTAAGGGTTCGCATATTATTCTCTAAGGGATCGTATAATAGATTGTTTTAACTTTTAACAATTCCATTGATTAATCATATACAATAGTTTAAGTTTAGATCCCACACCTGGTTGAAGACACAAAGACCTTAATTTTAAATGAAGAAATCGACAATCACTGAGAGGAGAGGGTTGCAATTGAAAACCTTGAAACCTTGAGTTGAGTAAGGTGATTtggcaatggagaagaagaagagagaattttgagagcttttctttaaatttttttttctaaatatgagTTCTAGGTTTTTGAAAAGATTAACTATTTATAAAACTTTCTTTCCCTAATTAAAATAGGATTAGGAGTTAGTTTAAAATTAGGATTTGATttaaaataatgactaaatttttaaaaaaatcatttttggtcTAGGTTAGTTTAAAAATTTGGTACTTTATGGggtaaaaataataagaaaataaaatattttgaccGAAATGTGCACAAAGAGTTTCAAATTGAGGACTTAAGAGAATGTTAAAATTTTACCACTGTACTAACAAGTTTATTCTTGTTAATTCCTTGACTACAACAATTTTTAAAGCATTCTAAGTTTGCTTACCTTATTCTTATAATGTATTagaatctaaatttttttttatccctATTTCTTCTAGCGCTAAATTTGGtatttgacatatatatatatttaacaactaaatttttttacataagaTAAATAGTTAAAAGAATTTTATTTACTTCAAACTTGACAGGAATGAtctacataaataaaatataaaatttaataatcaaattattaaaatatcaataataGAATAAATTATGAGAAAATGTAAAAGTAACCTATATAAATAAATCTCTCATTATAAAATAAGattttgaaacaatttaaaaaattgttttaagtGATTAACTCATTGATGGACAAATGATATACTTGTTTcattagttataatattaaaataatatggaCCATTTTATTCATTACTAATgtttataatttaagaaatctGGAATACACCTTTTATTAATTCTGTGTAAATTGCAAAACATTGAATTTCCATTCATTTTTAggttcaaaaatttgattttaaatcgGATTAAATTTCTCAAGAAATTgattaattaacatttttattgCATTGTAAGTTGCAACACCCACATGTAAAATATTCGTATCCCTTAAAAAGATTTGGTTGATCATCAATACATTTCACTTGCAAAATAGCCCTGCATCCACGTGTAAGTTATAACACCcatacaataaaatttaattttttttttcatacaaAGCTTAAGATTATTCATAGTGTCTCTCCAATCTTTTTTTGGTGATATAGTAAAAAcaaaactaattataaaatagtattctgaaaagaaaaaaacattctTATTATTGTCCAAATCCATTAACGTGTGCGCCATCGGATGAAGAGTATCGAACACTTGCAAATTATTAGTTCTGGACAAGGCTTGTTTAGCTAGACAATTTGCAACTTGATTTTGATTTCTCGAAATGTACCGCAAGCACCACcgtttttcttgaaataaaataCTTTGGATGCGCTTCAATGAACTTGAACACACGTCCTTTTCCATTGACAACAATgctaatgttaattaaattaatactcAATTGACAATTTCAGCTTTTTTAACTTAATACCaactatatttatatttttttaaataattacatttGTATTAGGGtaatctacaaaaatagtcacttttgtttgcctcaggttacattttagttacttatgtttgaaatgttatgttttagtcacttatgttattattttgttacgaaatgaTTACTCTACCGTTAGGTTTCGTTATCTCTCTgacggtaatcctacgtggcagtccaactagattttaggtgccaacttggatttctaaataggatgaaaatagatttttaattaaaaaatttaattaattaaaatttttaaacttaaaccttaactaaaaaaactgttcatctcctcttttctacttttcttccttctcttcttttttttcaatggttttttttttcatttgattggaaaaactattattaagatcaaaataaTTGGAATCAAATTGACTACTTCATAAAGATGGATTCAATGGAGGATTTAGGTATTTCCTCTTTGCATTCCTCTATCTTTTTTATTCAATACTGAAAAACAaaagattgaattttttattgtttagtgaaaaccctaaattaaaatttgagtatttttgttcatcaaacaacaaaaaacaaaAGACAAAAAAGAGAGAAGCTGTTCACTTTAGTACAATTTCTGTCTCTTCATCAATGGTGGTTTCGGTGGAGCTTTACACAAACCCAATACTCACCCAACCAAatattctctcttttatttttatttttcttttgatagaaaaatgaaaggaaagaccaagtaaaatttttttctcttctaaacTCCGTTCGATtccaaataagtttttttttcttttcattttcttggtTTTTAAGGGAAAAGTGGAAAACCAAAAAAccattgaaaaaaagaagagatggaagaaaaataaaaaaggggagaTGATCAGTTctttttagttaaggtttaggtttaaaaattttaattaattaaatttttaattaaaaatctattttcattctatttagaaatccaagttgacacctaaaatctagttggactgccatgtaagattaccgttagagagataacggaacttaacagtagagtgatcacttcgtaacaaaataataacataagtgactaaaacgtaacatttcaaacataagtaactaaaatgtaacttgaggcaaacaaaagtgattatttttgtagattaccctttgtattatatattatgtcaatTCGTGTATcgcatgaaaaaaaaattgtattatatattacaagattttaaataaataagtatattcacattacaatttttttttacaagtaACAGCTctttattttaaacatttatttcACTTTGGATAAATTTCTCTTTTACTGCTGGTcttttatttaatctaattttactatttagtttaaaatttaaaatttaaaaataaaaaataatgtaaaatttatcataaaaataaataatattaaattcaaataaattcaaataatatttatcttaatatttgaattatttttaacataagtTTGTTGGTACAAAAGAAAACTCATGAAAATTAACTAATTACACCCTTCCTAGGAGCATTTaatatataatcataatttttatGACCGATttgtaaatataacatttaatttaattaataattaattgatatattaatattttcaataaataaaattatacaattCAGGGAAAAAAAATACTTGTAGTAAATGGAGAAGAACAAGCTCTATCAACACagaaaaggcttcagcccagcatcaatagaacattatgacacaTTGACAATTGATTTTGTGacaactcaagcacgacatatATGGAGTGATTACAAGCACCAAACACGGTAAAGAAATCAGCCTCGGATGGTCCAAAGTGGCaagcaaaaatcaacaaaaaatcgAACACTCACCAAACTAAATAGGACGACAACAAAaacatccctaaaatcacttgtaaaaatAAGATTACATGCATAAGTAAGACTAAAAACCGTGTTATGAGAGtagataaaaatttttaaaactgaagatttattaaacaatggaaaaacaaacaaaaaaaagtataaaacttAAAGACAACACGAGGTCCAAATCAAtttgtgaaatcatttattattctgaaatattttcaaaatagaaATAGATTAAGAAGCTAACAAAGAGCCACTCACTTTTCAATAAAAACTACTAGTGGCCGGTAGAGTTTTAGCGAACGACAGACATCGTCATCTATCCATCAtaacttgtgaagacaacaaaaATACTCACAAAATAAATTtgcaaactgaaaaaaaaaagaaaaaatccatggagtgaatgagaagaaaacaaaagattGGTGGGAGGGAAAAAAAGGTGGGTGATTGCTAACCCAGAAGTTGATAGTGTCGCTaagcaaaacaaaataaaagaagcaAATTgcttgaagaaaaaagaaaatttttatatatttaaagttaaaataatttagaaTCTAATTACACCCTTTCCA
Protein-coding sequences here:
- the LOC107944952 gene encoding putative methyltransferase C9orf114 homolog, which codes for MLKFEMLPPLDAPHHLRKHEWAPYREGVTLEEKHTSSVGTVVDVGLDKNVVVDQALGPGKRVTVAMGTNQNLDYGSVMDIIQLHCLVFGIGAHDIGRVSRDSLLLKTRNK